The following proteins come from a genomic window of Thermoproteus sp.:
- a CDS encoding 2-hydroxyacid dehydrogenase encodes MKVYVSVDLPRDLYERLARAVEPVGREAMGEAEAALCFRITEEEIRAMPRLKFIQVITAGLDHLPWEAIPPNVVVAGNAGSNADAVAEFAVALALAAYKRAFYYNEKMKRGDYKRDASIPMVAGAKAAVLGLGEIGTRTAKMLAALGARVYGFSRTKKEGPWIFTNDLLEALRGAGIAVAALPLNKHTRGLVKYEHLAAMDPAGVFVNVGRAEVVEREAVVRILRERPNFVFASDVWWGRNDFAKDADVIAMPNVVATPWVAGGYGNEAVWRKMLEEAVENLLRWARGEAPRNIAKREDYV; translated from the coding sequence ATGAAGGTCTACGTGTCGGTGGACCTGCCCAGAGACCTATACGAGCGGCTGGCGCGGGCGGTGGAGCCTGTGGGCCGCGAGGCCATGGGCGAGGCCGAGGCGGCCCTCTGTTTCCGCATAACCGAGGAGGAGATAAGGGCCATGCCCCGCCTCAAGTTCATACAGGTAATAACGGCGGGCCTCGACCACCTCCCCTGGGAGGCCATACCGCCCAACGTGGTCGTCGCGGGGAACGCTGGGTCCAACGCCGACGCCGTGGCGGAATTCGCCGTGGCCCTCGCGCTGGCCGCCTACAAGCGCGCCTTCTACTACAACGAGAAGATGAAGAGAGGCGACTACAAGAGAGACGCCTCGATACCTATGGTGGCCGGCGCCAAGGCGGCGGTGCTGGGTCTGGGCGAGATAGGGACCAGGACCGCCAAAATGTTGGCGGCGCTGGGGGCAAGGGTCTACGGCTTCTCTAGGACCAAGAAGGAGGGGCCTTGGATCTTCACAAACGACCTCCTCGAGGCTCTGAGGGGGGCCGGCATAGCGGTGGCGGCCCTCCCCCTAAATAAACACACGAGGGGCCTCGTGAAATACGAGCATCTAGCCGCCATGGACCCCGCGGGGGTCTTCGTCAACGTGGGGAGGGCAGAGGTCGTGGAGAGGGAGGCCGTGGTGAGGATATTGAGGGAGCGGCCCAATTTCGTCTTCGCGTCCGACGTCTGGTGGGGGAGGAACGACTTCGCCAAAGACGCCGACGTGATAGCCATGCCCAACGTGGTGGCGACGCCTTGGGTCGCAGGCGGCTACGGGAACGAGGCGGTCTGGCGCAAGATGTTGGAGGAGGCCGTAGAGAACCTCTTGAGGTGGGCCCGGGGCGAGGCGCCGAGGAATATAGCCAAGAGGGAGGACTACGTCTAG